In the Hordeum vulgare subsp. vulgare chromosome 7H, MorexV3_pseudomolecules_assembly, whole genome shotgun sequence genome, one interval contains:
- the LOC123407806 gene encoding homeobox-leucine zipper protein ROC7-like, with the protein MPGGMMIPGRNMIGRSNGAGVAYASSSSSALSLGQNLMDGMHHHQLPAMLQHQMVDHHLLLPQHHHHPHQQAATSDSDARGPHGGGNNNSSNNNEELEMSKSGTGSDNNLDGEGGGGGGEDDEQEDPAGQHPRKKKRYHRHTQHQIQELEAFFKECPHPDDKQRKELSRQLSLEPLQVKFWFQNKRTQIKTQHERQENTALRTENDKLRAENMRYKEALANASCPNCGGPAAIGEMSFDEHHLRIENARLRDEIDRISAIAAKYVGGKPGSGVAVASAAYPPLPPQSSGRSALDHLGMPGMFGGAEFDKPMVIELAVAAMEELVRMAQLGEPLWVPSLDSEALSEEEYARAFPRGALGPKSPELRSEASRETDVVIMNHVSLVEMLMDVRQWSALFSSIVSRAATLDVLSTGVAGNHDGALQLMSAEFQMPSPLVPTRDTQFLRYCKQHPGGAWAVVDVSLDGLRSAARVGGHFRRRASGCLIQEMPNGYSKVTWVEHVEAGDDAMMHDLYRPLVNSGLAFGARRWTSTLKRQCERLASAMATVPSSGGDVITTAEGRRSMLKLAERMTASFCGGVTASTTHQWTTLSGSGAEDVRVMTRKSVDDPGRPPGIILNAATSFWLPVPPSRVFGFLRDDSTRSEWDILSNGGVVQEMAHIANGSHHGNAVSLLRVNNANSNQSNMLILQECCTDATGSYVVYAPVDVVAMNVVLNGGDPDYVALLPSGFAILPDGPAGSPDAGGSLLTVAFQILVDSVPTAKLSLGSVATVNSLIACTVDRIKAAVVVSAGDNAGVAAR; encoded by the exons ATGCCCGGTGGGATGATGATCCCAGGACGCAACATGATCGGCCGGAGTAACGGCGCCGGCGTCGcctacgcctcctcctcctcctccgcgctCTCCCTCGGCCAG AACTTGATGGATGGGATGCACCACCACCAGCTCCCAGCAATGCTGCAGCACCAGATGGTTgatcaccatcttcttcttccccagcatcatcaccatcctcaCCAGCAGGCAGCCACGAGCGACAGCGATGCCCGGGGCCCCCACGGAGGgggcaacaacaacagtagcaacaacaatgaAGAGCTCGAGATGAGCAAGTCGGGTACCGGCAGCGATAACAACCTCGACGGCGAAGGCGGTGGGGGCGGCGGGGAGGACGACGAGCAAGAGGACCCGGCCGGGCAGCATCCCAGGAAGAAGAAGCGTTACCACCGTCACACCCAGCACCAGATCCAGGAGCTTGAGGCCTTCTTCAAGGAGTGCCCCCACCCCGACGACAAGCAGCGCAAGGAGCTTAGCCGCCAGCTCTCCCTCGAGCCCCTCCAGGTCAAGTTCTGGTTCCAGAACAAGCGCACCCAGATCAAG ACGCAGCACGAGAGGCAGGAGAACACGGCACTCAGGACGGAGAACGACAAGCTGAGGGCAGAGAACATGAGGTACAAGGAAGCGCTGGCCAACGCGTCGTGCCCAAACTGCGGCGGGCCCGCGGCCATCGGGGAGATGTCCTTCGATGAGCACCATCTGCGCATAGAGAACGCGCGCCTCCGCGACGAGATTGACAGGATCTCCGCCATCGCCGCCAAGTACGTAGGTGGCAAGCCTGGCTCCGGGGTGGCTGTGGCCTCCGCCGCCTACCCGCCACTGCCACCGCAGTCTTCCGGCCGCTCTGCGCTCGACCACCTAGGCATGCCCGGCATGTTTGGCGGTGCTGAGTTCGATAAGCCGATGGTGATCGAGCTGGCCGTGGCGGCCATGGAGGAGCTGGTCCGAATGGCGCAGCTCGGGGAGCCTCTCTGGGTGCCATCCCTCGACAGTGAGGCGCTCAGCGAGGAGGAGTATGCTCGCGCCTTCCCACGGGGTGCACTCGGCCCCAAGTCGCCGGAGCTCCGGTCCGAGGCGTCGAGGGAGACAGACGTTGTCATCATGAACCACGTCAGCCTCGTTGAGATGCTCATGGACGTGCGTCAGTGGTCGGCGCTCTTCTCGAGCATCGTGTCCCGGGCGGCCACGCTTGACGTTCTGTCCACCGGCGTCGCCGGCAATCACGACGGCGCCCTGCAGCTCATGTCGGCTGAATTTCAGATGCCGTCGCCCCTGGTGCCAACGCGAGACACCCAGTTCCTGCGCTACTGCAAGCAGCATCCTGGCGGTGCATGGGCCGTCGTCGATGTCTCCCTCGACGGTCTCCGTTCCGCTGCACGGGTGGGCGGGCACTTTCGCCGCCGCGCCTCCGGCTGCCTCATCCAGGAGATGCCGAACGGCTACTCTAAGGTGACGTGGGTGGAGCACGTCGAGGCAGGTGACGATGCAATGATGCACGATCTGTACAGACCCCTGGTGAACTCTGGGCTGGCATTCGGCGCGCGGCGGTGGACGTCGACATTGAAGCGTCAGTGCGAGCGTCTGGCGAGCGCCATGGCAACTGTGCCCTCCTCAGGCGGTGACGTGATTACGACGGCGGAGGGACGAAGGAGCATGCTGAAGCTGGCGGAGAGGATGACGGCGAGCTTCTGTGGCGGGGTGACTGCGTCGACGACACACCAGTGGACGACGCTCTCTGGTAGCGGGGCGGAGGACGTGCGTGTGATGACCCGCAAGAGCGTCGACGACCCCGGCCGCCCACCGGGTATCATCCTCAACGCTGCCACCTCCTTCTGGCTCCCCGTCCCTCCCTCCCGCGTCTTCGGCTTCCTGCGCGACGATTCCACCCGCAGCGAATGGGACATCCTCTCCAACGGCGGCGTCGTCCAGGAGATGGCCCACATCGCCAACGGCAGCCACCACGGCAACGCTGTCTCCCTCCTCCGCGTCAAC AACGCGAACTCGAACCAGAGCAACATGCTGATCCTGCAGGAATGCTGCACGGACGCGACGGGGTCGTATGTGGTGTACGCGCCGGTGGACGTGGTGGCCATGAACGTGGTGCTCAACGGCGGGGACCCGGACTACGTGGCGCTGCTGCCGTCCGGGTTCGCCATCCTTCCTGACGGGCCGGCCGGGTCCCCGGATGCTGGCGGGTCGCTCCTCACCGTCGCCTTCCAGATCCTCGTCGACTCCGTGCCTACAGCCAAGCTCTCGCTGGGATCCGTCGCCACCGTCAACAGTCTCATCGCATGCACCGTCGACCGCATCAAGGCTGCAGTTGTCGTCAGCGCCGGTGACAACGCTGGCGTCGCCGCCCGGTGA